ACGAGATGTGCACAACTGGGAGAAGATGCGTGTGCGTTGTATCACGTTGTTGGGCCTCACCCCATTACATGCTCTAGCAAGCGACCCCTTGCCTTGTTCCGACGGGGAATCAGATTCCCCACGAGCGACGGGGGGTAGAGAGAAAATGTGCACCCATAGGACGTGAGCGCCCTTTGCTATAGGGTCGACCATTCTGGTTTTCCTCCCCAccagttttgggaaggttctagatcTTTCCCTGaactgtttttctttctttctttctttcttttttgttttcatatattttttaaATCCAAAAACTTTTTCCAAACTCCTAAAGTTATTTCACTTCACGAAtggtttttcaaattcatgaagttCTTTGAGAACCATTGTGAATCATAAACTAAATAGGATGGGAATatgtgatttttttcaaattcttgaaatgttttcatgaactttttttaaaaatcatgaatacTTTTTTTAATTCATAAAAtgttttcatgaatttttttagaaaacatgattttttttaaaaattcgcGATTTCTCTTAAATTCCTAAAAAAATTAGATCATCTTCTAAAATACGAGGACaatttaaaaattcatgaacatttttctaaatccGAGAACAAGTTTCAAATTAGTAATTTTTaaaattagtgaacattttttgaattacgaAACATTTTTACAACTAGTGTTTTTTTCATAAAAATTTCGAACTTTTTTGATATCCAAAACATGTTTTCAGAAATTATAAGTAACATTTTTGAAAATCCCGAATGTTTTTTATGCAGaaagtaaaaacaaaaataaaaaacgaAAGGAAACAAACTTGGGCGCCCCGCCCCGCAATTGGCCGGCACAAAGCGTGCGCGTTTTGTTACCCCGCGCCGCAGGCGCGAAATAGGGCCCGCCAACTTGAGGCAGACCGGGCCGGGAAGCTGCTGCACTGCCCATTGCCGAACGCATCCTCACTTCCTTAGCTCGGATTTTCTCCGAACAGGCCCACCCGCCGCCGTCCTgatttttctctctttctctcgtcTACTTTTCCATCCATCGGAGAAGGCAGGCGGACGGGTTCCATGGGAGGAACTGGAACTCCAACAAGTTAACTCCCCTTCCATGTGTAGCAGCAGGCACCTCGCCGGTTTTTTCAGGATCGGCCGATGGTTCTGCGATTGGGTCCTCCGTTAGCAGGGAAGGGGAATTTTTCTCTCTCTATTAGTTTCGCTGGTTATACGGAGTTTTATATTATTAGGTTTATATTATAATAATTATATGTGCAAATGATAGATTTTTGAACCTCCTAACTGCAAAACAATTCGGTTTTGGTCCGGTTTATGGTCTTATTTCGGAATAGCTGCCAAGCTCTTCTAGTTCGAGTCGGATTAGGGCCCCCTCCGTTTCCGATTAGGAGCTTACCGGAGCAGCAACTGCATATAAATAAGACAGAGCAATCTCGACAGACAAATAATACAAACGCGCATCGGTTTTCTCCCAAGAATCACCAGTGAGATTCGAAGTGCAGAAGACCCATTGGGTTCGTCATGGAGCTACATAATAATGATTCGCCTTGCCAAGTAAGTTCAAATTTACATGTTAGTTGTTATATAACGTGGTATGTCGATAATCATTCATACTTTGGTTATCTATAAGCTCCTACGTGTAATGCGCCGTGTACCTGACTAGTATATACAGTATATGTTTGTAACTCCTCTATGTCCGGCACTTTTGAATTTATTTACTCAGTACTAAATAAAACCTGTTTTATTTATGCAGCAATCAGAGGAGGAAGACAGACTCAGTGCACTGACTGATGATATTTTGCTGTATATCTTGATGAGATCTGGCCTAATTACAGCTGCAAGGACAAGTGTACTCTCTACACGTTGGAGAAATCTGCCTTGGTTGCTGCCTGAGCTCAACATTGatgtcaaggatttcctatctatTCCACACCCagatccaattgaggcaaatgacaTGCATGACGCGATGGTGTCCCTTACCAATGCAGCCAGGAGCTTCTTTGGTAAACCTCGAAGAGAGTCTACCGTCGCAAACCTGCGGCTTAAGCTCTGCTCGATCAGTGCGTTCTCAAGCGACATTGGCCCACTAGTGTGCGATGCTATCGACAGTGGCTTGCTGAAAGATTTGGATCTTACGATCTTCAATGAGACGGAACCGCGCGACTGTAATGATCCTCATATGCTACGGCTTGCTGACGACACGGATCGTTTCTTCAATGCCTACCCTAGTGTGTTCCATTGCCTCACAAGGCTTTCTCTCCACAATGTGTGCTTTTACAAGTTGGACATGCACCATCTCCTGTTTGACCGTTGCACACAATTGATGTATCTAAGACTCTTTCATTGTGACGCTGGGCGTGGCTTTCTGTCGAAGATAGATGCACCAAACTCAAAACTCCGTGTTCTGGACCTCGACACGTGTTGCTTTGGGAGGCTTGAGCTGGTCTGCCTTCCGAAACTGGAGAAGCTTCATTGGGATACTTGGGAATCTGAAGATGCACCATTGTCTTTTGGTTCTGTTCCCTCTCTTGGAGAATTACACCTTGCAAATGGGCCCGAACTTGGTCAGAATGTGATCAAGTTAAGTGAACTTCTACGTGGCACCACGGGCATACA
This window of the Triticum aestivum cultivar Chinese Spring chromosome 5D, IWGSC CS RefSeq v2.1, whole genome shotgun sequence genome carries:
- the LOC123125616 gene encoding F-box/FBD/LRR-repeat protein At1g51370, whose protein sequence is MELHNNDSPCQQSEEEDRLSALTDDILLYILMRSGLITAARTSVLSTRWRNLPWLLPELNIDVKDFLSIPHPDPIEANDMHDAMVSLTNAARSFFGKPRRESTVANLRLKLCSISAFSSDIGPLVCDAIDSGLLKDLDLTIFNETEPRDCNDPHMLRLADDTDRFFNAYPSVFHCLTRLSLHNVCFYKLDMHHLLFDRCTQLMYLRLFHCDAGRGFLSKIDAPNSKLRVLDLDTCCFGRLELVCLPKLEKLHWDTWESEDAPLSFGSVPSLGELHLANGPELGQNVIKLSELLRGTTGIHTLTLDFMGENLWMQPEMKQLSSAFSKLRMLSILGIFIEFDLIWTTALLEAAPSVEILQIQVYDHLCDIGGQVRLRRFPERRSPQWEMDCRGSKNLLLRELQIICFKPLKQQLAFTRAMLERAPNLQKIILRDESCEACDDLGQPPPCSSAERLFPESKNEQERVVRRITDGVMFSGQVIFDDRKKL